In Spirochaetota bacterium, the sequence GTTTGTGGCGCGGCCGCCTGCTATGGTCCCCACGTTGACGGTGGTTTCGTGATCGATCCGGCCCGCCGGGAGACGGGTGATGACATCGGCGAGAACATTGATGGCGTTGATGCCCTTTTCCGGCTCCATGCCGGCATGGGCGGCTTTCCCCTTTACGGTGATGGTCATGGTGGAATGATAAGGCGCCTGGAGCACGATCTTGCCGACGGGCCCGTCGCTGTCGAATACGAAGGCGTGCTTGGATCTAAGCACCGAGGTGTCGAAGCCCTTCATGCCGTGAAGCCCCGTTTCCTCAGCGCAGCTTATCAGCACCTCGATGGCGCCGTGGGCCATGCCGTTTTCCGCCATATACCGCAGGCTTTCCAGGAACATGGCGATGGCCGCCTTGTCGTCGCTTCCCAGAATGGTGGTGCCGTCCGAGGTGATCCTGGCCCCCGTCACCCGGGGTTTTACATGATCGCAGGGCGTGACCGTGTCCATGTGGGCCGAAAAGAGGACCGGCCTGCGCTTCGGGTCCCCCGGCTTGGTTAAAAGGAGGTTGTATGAATCGCCGCAGGGAATGGATCGTGCCTTCACGCCGAGCTTTTTCACCGCGTTCATGATATAGGCCCGCATCTTTTCTTCATGCCACGACGGCGATGATATTTTCGCCATGTCGGTGAAGGTCTTGATCAGGCGCTTTTCGTTGAGCTGAAACATTGATAAACCTCGTAACGGCGGATTTTATTGTCCACGGGCCCCTTGGGTCCGGTCATATGCTGCTCAGGTAGCTTTTTATCCTGAGGGAATACTTCTCCATGA encodes:
- a CDS encoding M20/M25/M40 family metallo-hydrolase, whose product is MFQLNEKRLIKTFTDMAKISSPSWHEEKMRAYIMNAVKKLGVKARSIPCGDSYNLLLTKPGDPKRRPVLFSAHMDTVTPCDHVKPRVTGARITSDGTTILGSDDKAAIAMFLESLRYMAENGMAHGAIEVLISCAEETGLHGMKGFDTSVLRSKHAFVFDSDGPVGKIVLQAPYHSTMTITVKGKAAHAGMEPEKGINAINVLADVITRLPAGRIDHETTVNVGTIAGGRATNIVPEKAQCVLEARSLNLRKLNEQERVIRARTKEVTAGYGAGCSIARTMEYSGFSISPDDGIAQLAAAAMKRVGIRHQFEVSGGGSDTNILNKAGISAINLSAGMRKVHTTAEFIMIRDLINGTKVVLSIIDLM